The following nucleotide sequence is from Candidatus Schekmanbacteria bacterium.
CAAAGATTGTCCCCATAAGCCATAGGCCTTACGGAAAACTTTATAGTTACTAAAGAATAATAAAAAATCCCCCTCACATCAAAAGTGAGGAGGATTTTCTTTCAAAAATTCCAGTTAATTTCCTGATACTGAATGCTGTGGTTCTTGAATAGATTCTCTGATATTCTCCTTGCTTAAATAGTCGCGCCGCCATACTTCATCAGCTATCTTGCCAAATTCTTCTGCATATTTATCGAGCTCAGGCGCCATATCTGTTACTAGTGCTTCTCCTCCATCTTGAGTAGCTTTTGCATTACAGCTATGAACAACCTCACGAAGTACATTGGGATTATCGATAATTAGGCAAGGTTTTAAGCGATTCGTAATGCCCTCCTGCTTTTCTCTAATAGCTTTAAAGAAGTCTGATTTCAAAACTTCCACAAGTGTTTTTTCTTTTATGTTGTCGACTGCAAATTGTGAAAAAACACAAGGTTCTACATCTCCATTGGAATTTATATGAAAATATACACGCGCAGAAATGCATCCGCCAACTGATGGACCGTCATTCCAGAAGTCGGCAAGGACAATGGGTTTTCTTTTCCTCATCTCCATTATCCTTTCCCTTCTTTCCATTCTCTGTCTTGCAGTAGGCATTAAATCAAGGGAAGGACATCTGCCAATGGGCATATAGCTAAAATACCAAGCAATAAAGCATCCTTTTTCAATCCAAAAATCTACGAATTCTTCACTTGAAACAAGTTCATTATTTTCTCTCGTTGTCGTAACTGAAATACCGTATAAACAGCCCGCATCTTTTAAGGCACTCATTGCATCAAGAATATTATTAAATGTCCCTTTGCCTCTCCTCCTATCGGTTTCTTTTTCAAATCCTTCTACACTTATACAGGGAAGAACATTTCCAAGCTTTGATAATTTTGAGGGAAGGTCTTTTTTCAAAATCATCGAACCATTATTATAAACCTGAAAATATACATCCGGATGTTTTTCAAATATATCCAGAATATCATCTCTTAAAAATGGCTCTCCGCCTGAAATGACAACAAAATAAATGCCATATCTTTTCCCTTCTGTAA
It contains:
- a CDS encoding radical SAM protein encodes the protein MSMNSVRDIKDSFYRQTFKYLANFSNHISDEKLISSLSPYINAIQYEEGRDFLKSIILNSKRFFPKCSKPVREKMAVNLFCNLGFLSTKRREDFLKREGFYPPLLMVISPTMRCNLQCYGCYSGNYSKENDLPFDVIDRVITEGKRYGIYFVVISGGEPFLRDDILDIFEKHPDVYFQVYNNGSMILKKDLPSKLSKLGNVLPCISVEGFEKETDRRRGKGTFNNILDAMSALKDAGCLYGISVTTTRENNELVSSEEFVDFWIEKGCFIAWYFSYMPIGRCPSLDLMPTARQRMERRERIMEMRKRKPIVLADFWNDGPSVGGCISARVYFHINSNGDVEPCVFSQFAVDNIKEKTLVEVLKSDFFKAIREKQEGITNRLKPCLIIDNPNVLREVVHSCNAKATQDGGEALVTDMAPELDKYAEEFGKIADEVWRRDYLSKENIRESIQEPQHSVSGN